In Flavobacteriales bacterium, the genomic window AGATTTTTCAGAAGCAGCCAATGTTGCGATAGACCACGCTGTGGATATAGCCAAGCGATTTGATGCAGAAATTATGTTGATTCATGTGTTGGAGACTGGAGCCTATCAGGGAATTTTTTCTCCGAGCAAAAAGACTGAATACGATGAAAAGGAAGGTGCTCAACTAAAGTTGCAAGAAGATGCTCATTTGCTTGAAGAACGAACAGGCTTGAGTGTTTCTCAGCAAGTTGTTTCTGGACGTATTTACGAAGCAATCGTTGCTGCTTCTCAAGAAGCCAATGTCGATCTGATAGTTATGGGTACACACGGAACGTCTGGTTGGGCTGAGTTTTTTGCAGGAAGCAACGCGTTTAAAGTTGTTACCCAATCTCCTTGTCCAGTGCTTTCTGTACAGGAAAATGCTTCTAAGAAGGAGTTGAAAAACATCATTCTTCCACTAGATAGTACACCAGAATCACGTCAGAAGGTGAAGCACGCTGCAGAACTGGCCAAGAAGTTTGGCTCAACCATTCACATTGCAAGTTTGCTGACTGATGACGATGCAGAGATCAGAGCTGAGTTCGACACGAAAGTGAAACAGGTAACTGATTTTTTCGATCGCGAATCAATTCAATACACCCAAACGGTTTTGGTCGGAAGCAATTTGGCTACAATGACCATGAATTTTGCTGAGTCAAGAGGTGGAAATCTAATTGTAATGATGACTGAGCAAGAGCCAAATCTGACTGGATTTCTAATGGGACCATTCGCGCAGCAAGTGGTCAATCATTCTCGCATTCCAGTACTTAGTATTTCTCCTGAAGATCTAACGAATGGTGGAGATTCGTTTCACGCTCTTGGGTGAAACTGAATGATGTTCGATCGCAAATAATCGCGGTCTAGATGCGTGTAAATTTCTGTCGTGGTAATTGATTCGTGGCCAAGCATGTCTTGCACGGCACGAAGATCAGCACCGCCCTCAATCAAGTGTGTAGCGAAGCTGTGGCGCAGCGTGTGTGGACTGATGCTTTTTTTGACCTTAGCGTTCGCGGCCGCTTCTTTCACAATATTGAAGATCATCACACGAGTGAGGTGATTTCCTCTTCGGTTCAGAAACACGAAATCTTCTGCTCCTTTTTTTATGGCGATGTGGATGCGAATGTGATTCAAGTAATCTGAAATGCGTTTGGCAGAAATTCCTCCCAATGGAACCAGTCGTTCTTTACTTCCTTTTCCAATGATGCGCATAAAACCGTCATTGAAGTAGATATTGCTGATCTTCAAATTCACCAATTCTGAAACGCGAAGACCTGAACCATAAAGCGTTTCGAGGATGGCGCGGTTCCGTTCTCCTTCAGGTTTGCTCAGATCAACGGTTTCTATCATCGAAATGATCTCTTCTCGAGAAAGTGTATCTGGTAGTTTTCGGCCAATTCTTGGTGTTTCAAGCAATGCACTTGGGTCGGTTTCAATCTTATCTTCCAACAGCAGGTACTTGTAAAAAGCACGAATTCCGCTAACCATGCGGCTTTGCGTAGTAGGGCTCAATCCAAGCTCTGCAATTTGCTGCACGAATAGTTTCAGGTCTTCTGACTTCAAACCTACAGGCGATTCTTCTCCTGATGTTGATTCAATGAATCCGCGCAGCTGCCCAATATCGCGTAAGTAAGCCTCCACCGTATTACCAGAGAGCGACCGTTCCAGTTGCAGGTACGATTTGAAACCAAGTATTGCCCGTTGCCAGTGCATGTCCGAAGTTATATCTTGCCCATAAATTCAGAACGTGTGAAGATCTTAATTATCAACGGGCCAAATTTGAATCTATTAGGAACGCGCGAACCTGAAATTTATGGTTCACAAACTTTAGATGAACTCGTAGAGAGCATCAAAAATTCTTATCGTGAAATTGAATTTGGACATTTTCAGAGCAATGTGGAAGGCGAACTAATCAATAGCCTGCAAGCTGCGGTTAAAGAGTTTGATGGCGTTGTGATAAACGCTGGTGGTTACACGCATACTTCAGTAGCTATCAGAGATGCAATCTCAAGCATCAATTTACCTGTTGTGGAAGTTCATATCTCCAATATTGCAGCTCGTGAAGAGTTCAGGCATAGCTCAATGATCGGAGCTGTTTGCATCGGAAGTATTATCGGGTTTGGCGCTTTTTCGTACAACTTGGCCGTTGAAGCGCTTAAAACTTATCTGAAGGAAGGTCTGTAAAGACTTTTTTCCCTCGAATAAAGTAATCAGCCACAATACTGCGCTGGTAAAGACGATTGACCTTGTCGTAATTTCCTGAACGTTTGGACAGCGTTTTTCTCATTCGTCCATATGCAGCAAAATGAGCTTTTATCACGGCCACAAAATCTTTAGGATGACCCGAGGCCAAAAACTTGAAAGCGGCTACTCCATCTAAAATCATTCGCAGGAATATTCGCTGAACAAGAACCGATTTCGGTAGATTTTTGAGAAGCAGTTCTAAACCGTTTCTGAAATTGAGAAATGTTTTGAACGGGTTCGATTTCGATAGTGTTCCGCCTCCAACGTGATACACAACAGATTTAGGTTGAACCATTACTTTATAATGTGCACGGTTGATCCTCCAGCAAAGGTCAATCTCTTCCATGTGAGCAAAGAAATCTTCGTCCAATCCGCCTATTTGAGTGTATACAGAATTGCGAATTGCTAAGCACGCACCTGTAGCCCAAAATATCTGCTCAACCGAATCATATTGTCCATGGTCTTTTTCCAAGGTCTCAAAAAGTCGTCCTCGACAAAATGGATATCCAAATTTGTCGATGTAGCCTCCACATGCACCAGCATATTCAAAACTAGATCGGTCGTTATAGCTCAGAATTTTTGGTTGGCTAGCAGCAATGTTTTTGTCCGAGTCCATTAACTCAATGATCGGATGAAGCCAGTTCTTGGTCACTTCAACATCCGAATTCAGCAGCACAAAAAACTCTTCGGTTAGTTTGTTTAATGCTTGATTGTAGCCACCTGCGAATCCAAGATTGCTCTTGTTCTCAATCAATTTCACATCGGGAAATCGAGTTTTGAGAAATGAAATCGAGTCATCCGAACTTGCATTATCGGCCACGTACACAACAGCTTCGGGCGAATGCTCGATTACCGATGGCAAGAATTTTTCGAGGAACGATTTTCCGTTCCAATTGAGAATGACGACCGCTACGCGCATGCGCTACAAAAGTGCGTGAACCGAATCACAGGATCAATATGGATTCTGGTAAAATTGTTTCGACCGATTACCGTAACCATCATTGCTGTCTTCTTGGTCAATGTCGTTAACGGAGTTGCTTCGAATTTGAAGATCATAGTTCCATCGGATATTGGTGATCTCGTTTTTGGCATCCGAATGGATCAGTGTAAATTCCTTTGAGCCGCGTTCCAAATTGGCGAAAACGAATTTCTTGTTGCTCTGTTCAGCGTTCAGTTGGTCTTTCAATTTGTAATAGTGCCAGATTTCGTACGGATACGTGTTAGGCTCAAAGTAATTGGGAGAAATGGTATTCGGAGGTCCGTACTGCAGATAAACACGTCCTCGATCGGTATCGTAGCCTCTGCGAAGATTGTTGGAGTAATTGGCATTCACTTTTTCAACTTCTTTCCAATACGTAAGCCACGCCTGTTCAGGATTGTCCGTGTCTCGTTTTTTCCAAAAATTATACATGAATTTCCACATCATGTTCTTGTCCTGAAAATTCATTCTCCTGTTGACCTGATTGATTTCTTCTTGTGTAGAAATAGGATGAAGGCAACGTAAATATTCTTTCAACTGATCAAGGTTCTGGTATTGGGTGACGAATGATCCGTACATATCGTTTTCAGATCCTTGATTTTCGAGAACATATTCTTCCGTAACCGAATTGTTCGTGCGCTGAAAGAAAAGAGACCTTCGTTCCATCAGTTTATTTTCGTCACTCCTAACCTCAATGACCAGGTTGTAATTGCCGCTCGATAATCGTTCGATAGGAAAAGATTGCAGCACAGGAACCACTTCAGCATAATCACGCTTCGATAATTTCCGAAGGCCTTCTACAATTCTTCCGTCATCTGCGTTTTCAACAAACATGTCGATCAGAAATTTCTTGTCAGCAGGAAGGTTTTCTAGTTGAAGATTATACACTTCGACATAAAATGTGATGTCAGTTCTTTCCTCCGGGTAATAGTCAGAAGTGTAGGGTATAAGGTCATATCCGACCTTGCTTAGAATGTTTGGAGTTGTTGTTTCGGAATATGAATCAACCAGTTGGATGCTCGACATTGAAAACGTAGAACGATAAACTGGCTTTCCCTTAACAGTATCAAGATAGGAAGTGCCTTCAGGTTCGGAATCGAGATTTTTCAACTTCTGTTTTTCAATCACCACCTTTTGTATGATGGTCGCAGCTTTACTAAGCGAATCGTTAATGTCTTTTATGGTGACTTCCAGATCGTAACTTCCAGGTTTAAGCGGAATTCTCCGCTGATCGATAAAATCCATTGGAACGCTGCCAGTTGCATTCAATGGTCCTTTAACGATGTAGGAATCCTTAAAAGGAACCCAAACTCCTTTCGAAACATGATACGTTATCAGCACTTCAGCATAATATCCATCACCAACAGTAACTGGCACTAAACTGTTCCCTTTCAGCTTAAGATAGGTCTCCAAATACGGTCCGTCACTTGGAGATTCGAATTCAGCCATGGCAAATTCTGCCCGAAGATTTTGCGCAAAAACGGCACTGTCTGTGACCGTGATCAACAATAAAATGACCCAGATTATCTTCTTCATTCTGTAAAGTTACCAAACCACGGTTTATCCATGTTAAAATCCAATCTACATTAAGGCAATAAATAACGTTTCTACGGGAAGAAAATTCTTTTACTTTTGCGCTCGGAGAGTTGGCAGAGTGGTCGATTGCAGTAGTCTTGAAAACTACCGTACCGCGAGGTACCGAGAGTTCGAATCTCTCACTCTCCGCCAAACGGCCTTAGGTTTTACCTGAGGCCGTTTTTTATTACCGCAGAATGATGAAGAAAACACTCGTTGTAGGGGCAAGTCCGAAATCAGAGCGCTACGGATTTAAAGCTGTGGAGCGCCTTAGCGGATACGGCCATCCGGTTTATGCATTTGGTATAAGAAAGGGAACCATCGGGAATATTGCCATTACCGATGAATGGCCCAACGAAGCGTTCGACACAGTTACGCTTTACCTCAATCCTGAAAGACAGGCAGCATACTACGATCGAATCATTGACCTGAAACCAACGCGCGTCATCTTCAATCCTGGAACAGAAAATCCGGTTTTTGAAGAGATGCTTGAAAAGGCCGGAATAGAAGTGGACGAAGCTTGTACGCTTGTTCTTCTCAGTTTGGGCAGTTACTGATTTACAGGTTCTACCAGATATCCAGCGGTCTTTAGCTGTGCAATCAGTCCGTTTTCGCCTACTAGATGCATGGCGCCAACGGCAAAAAAGGTGGCATTTTTCGCGACTTGTTCCTTCATCAATACAATCCAGCGGTTGTTTCTTTCCGTAAGCAGTTTTGCTTCCATAGCATCAAAACCATCGTTGTTTTCGCTCACTTTTTCAAGTTCATCTAGATTTTGAGAAACGTATGCTGCCAACATTTTATCGTAATCGCGCATCATGCTAGCCGTGGTGCTTTTCAGGTCTTTCATCTGATCTTCGATTGAAATACCCGAAACGATTTCCATTTGTTCTTGCATGGTTTCGAGGCCAATTATCGGTTTCTTATCCTTTTTCGCCATGGCAGAAAGTTCTTGCTCATACATTTTCACTTTGCCAAGTAAGTCGTTCATAATGAGTCCGCTAACGTAGATCGGCCGGATCTTGGCATATTTCTCCACTTTCTTTTCCTTGATGCCCAGCGAATCCACAAATGCTGAAACCACTGTGGCGTAATCTTCGGCAGTCATATAATCTGACCAAGATTTTCCATCGGGCATCATCATTTCCATGGCCATTTTCATTTGCTCGGCAAACGGAACGTCAAGGTCAGCTTCCAAGGCAAGTACTTCGCTGCCTGTCAACGCTTCTTTCATTTTATCGGTAAAAAAATACTTGTCTTCTGGCAGCAAGTGTATTGTACCGAAGAGGTAGGAAGGCTTTTCAAGATTATTACCGCTTATTTTCCAAAGAAGCGAGTTGTTTGTTTCCTGAGCGATGCTTCCAATTGTGGAACCGATCAGCACTAACGTTGTGGCCAAGCCAGTAAATAGTCTATTCATTTTAGTTGGATAAAGATTCGTTGATAATGGTACAAGCTTCGGCAATTTCTTCGTCACTGATTGTTAAAGGCGGAGCAATGCGCATGGCCGTATCACAAAAAAGAAACCAATCTGTTACAACGCCATTTTCTATGCAGCGATCAATGGCTGCAAAAAGCTCAGAACTGCTGGAAAGTTGAACAGATAGCATCAGACCTTTTCCGCGTATCTCTTTGATCTGATGGTGATTAAGCAGTTTTCGGAATAATTTTTCTTTTCGGTCGATGTTCTCAATCAGTTGTTCGTTCTGTATGACAGATAGGCAGGCAGCACCTGCAGCACATGAGACAGGATGACCTCCAAATGTAGTGATATGGCCTAAAATGGGTTCGCGACTCAGTGTGGACATGAGTTCGTTAGAAGCAATAAAAGCCCCGATCGGCATGCCTCCACCCATTCCTTTTGCCAGAAGTAGAATATCTGGAACGATGTCAAAATGTTCGAAAGCGAACATTTTACCCGTTCTCCCAAAACCGCATTGAATTTCGTCAAGCACCAGAAGTGTCCTTGTTTCTGAACAGCGGTTTCTTAGTGCCTTCATGTATGTTTCAGAAGGGATTCGAATGCCAGCTTCGCCTTGTATGGTTTCGAGGAAAACAGCCGCTGTTTTTTCAGTGATGGCTTCCAGGTCATCAAAATTGTTCAATCTGATGAGCGAGGTTTCGGGCAGAAGAGGGTAGAATGGATACTTGAACGCTTCATTTCCCATTAAACTCAAAGCTCCGTTTGAACTGCCGTGATAGGCATTTTCGAAACTAATGAGTCCGCTGCGACCAGTCACTTTTTTTGCCAGTTTGATGGCGCCTTCCACAGCTTCGCTGCCTGAGTTCACGAAATAAACGGAGTTTAATGTCGATGGAAGAGCAGCGGTTAGTTGGTCAGCAAACTTGAACTGAGGCGATTGAGCGTATTCGCCATATACCATCAAATGCAAGTGTTTGTCTACTTGGTCTTTAATGGCTTTAACCACTTGCGGATGCCGATGCCCAACATTACTGACAGAGATTCCGGCAATGAGATCCATGTATCGTTTGCCCTTAGGGTCGTACATGTAAACGCCTTCGGCACGCTCAATTTCAAGTCCAATTGGGCTTTCTGAAGTCGGTGCAAGATGTTTAAGCAGTCGCTCTCTTTCGCTTGGCATTCGGCAAATGTAGAGCAAAAAAAGAGGGAAGCTTTTGGCTTCCCTCAATGTCTTTGGTTCAGAAATTTATTTAGAACCTTTCAGCGTAACGCTGAATTTTAGAATGTCATCAATTGCTTTATCGCCTAGGTCATCGAAGAACGAACCTGAACCATAACGAACATCGAATTTTGAACGGTCAACTTCAATATTAGCGGTTGCAGTCATTTCACCACTGTCAGTGTATGTGATAGTTACTGGAAACGTTACTTCGTGCGTAATTCCTTTGATTGTCAAATTCGCAGTGATTTGATTTCCGTTCGCACTTTTGATGGCGATGTTGGCGGTTTTGAATTTCTCCACGTTGAAGAAATCCTCATTCTTCAAGTGACCTTCCAATTTCCCTTTCATGTCACCGTCAAGGTCTGTTACTGAAATAGTGGTCATGTCAATTGAGAATTTACCATTTGAGACAACACCACCAGAAATCTGTAGGCCACCTTCCATCAGGTTAACAGTGCCAGTGTGTGTTTTTCCTGTGATCTTAGAGCCTGACCATTCAATTTTGCTGGCTGCAGCATCTATCCGGTAAAAACCGTCAATGTCAGAAGTTGGGGTAAAAGCACTCAGAACCACGAAGGAAATGATGCTTGAAATGATTGTAATCTGCTTTTTCATTTTTGTTTTATTTGTTGGTTTATTAAGTCAATGTTGCAACACTAAACTACACTTTTACAGTAATGTTCAATGCCCACTTACAATAAATCTGCCAACAGGTTTATTGCTCATGTCTGTTAAGTAGTAGACGCCACTTGCCAGTTGTTGGATGCCTATTCTTATGATTGAATTTTGCGATGGATTCAAAGATTGTTCTATTGTTCTTCCGTAAGCATCAATCAGGTTCAGATTTTTAGAAGTCTTCGAATCTTTGAACTGAATTTCCACGAAATCTGATGCTGGATTTGGCCAGATTTTCACTTCCAAAGAAGCTGATATTTGCTCTTCGCTAATTCCAACATTCAAGAAATTCCTCGTCTCAGATTCCCACAGACCGCGTCCGAAAGTAGCCGCCCGAATTACTTGAGCAGATTCTTGAATCTCCAATTCCGAAACAATCACATTCGGAAGTCCAGTCATATAAGGCTCCCATTCCGTCAGATTACGATCCCAATAATAAACGCCTACATCAGTTCCTACATAAACTCCACCAGCTGAGCTTCGCTCAATCTCGATACAGTTAACAGGAAGGTTCGGCAAATTCATGCTCATGTTTTCCCAAGTTTGGCCCGCATTGGTGCTTCGGTAAACTTTCTTGCCATCGGTATAACCGGAAAACGTTACCCAAATGGTATTTTCTTCAAGTGGATCAAAAGCCACATAGGTTAAATTATTGGTTGGAAGACCTGTGATGATATTGTTCCAAGTGTCACCAAGATCGGTAGTTAGACGTAGCGTTCGTTTCGATCCTGAAACGATGTATTCTGTATTTGTGTGGGCCACATCCAACAAGATCAGCGGACCATTATTGCCACTCGTAAGCGATGGCGAAAATTCGAACCAATCTGATCCTCCAGTATCTGAACGATAAACGATACTTCCTGAAGCTGCATAAAGCACTTGAGGTTCTCCTGGTTCCATCATAAAAGGCGTTACCCAAGCACCTTGAGCAGGGGCAATGTCGTCACCGAAAGAATTGCCACCGTCATCACTTCTATGCAACTCTCCATTCTGAATAGTGCAGTACATTATATTCGGATTCGTAGGGTCGATCATAGCTTCCATGCCATCGCCACCAAATACACCTAGCCATTGGTTGTTTTTCCATCGGAAAGTGCCGTTGTCTTGTGCTCCGGCCAAAATGATCGTTGGATTTGAAGGAGCATTTGCCAATCGGTAAAACTGAGTAATGGACATGCCGCTGCTTATGCTTTCATAGCCGTTGAAATAATGCGATCTCCTGTAAAGTCCACCATCGCATCCTGCGTAGAATTGGCCAGTAATAGGTTGATACTGTAGCCGATGCTGGTCTGCATGAACATAAACTCCATTTGCTCCGAACCAATGGCCATCAAGTATGAAGTTGGTGCCTCCATTGATTGATTTCCAAATGTTGATACCGCCAACTCTGACTTCATCCTCATTAAATGGAGACACGGCCAAATCCATGGAATACCAACCTTGTCCGCCACCTTCGATGCCAAACTCGTCACCAGACATCATGTTTGGTGTACTTGTTATCAAGGCCCAAGTTGCGCCTGAATCGTCAGAACGATAAAGACCTTCCATTCCTTCGTCTGACCGACTGGCTAGAGCGTACACCACATTAGGAGCTACTGGTGAAACGGCAATTTTCACGCGGATCATGGCATTTGAGTTCATGCCAGTTGTGCTTTCAGTCCAAGTCAGTCCATTATCAGTTGATATGAAAAATGGAGGAAGCGAACCTGAATTGGTAGAAGCATAGATCGTATCAGAACTGAATGGTTTGAATTCGAGATCGGAGAAATTCCCTGTCCTTGTTTGTGTCCAAGTTACACCTGCATCTTCTGTGCGGTAAATTCCATTTGTTGTGGCCGCAATCAAGACATTCGTGTGTGCAGTATCCATCAACATTCTTGTAATGTTATATTTTGAACTCACCGCAAAACTCAATCCTGTTGTGTCCCAAGTTGATCCACCATCCGTGGAAATCATTACCCCGTAAGTGTATGTGTCGCTCGCGCTTTCATCTCCCGAAGCGAGGTAAATCGTATCTGGATTGTGCGGGTTGACAACCACTTCAGCAATGCCAATATTCAAGAGGTCGTCTGTCAAAGGCTCCCAAGAAAGACCGTTATCGGCAGATTTCCACAATCCGCCACTTGGCGCTCCGGCCCAGATCTGATTGGTGTCTGTGGGGTGAAAGGCTACAGCGGAAATACGACCAATAGATTCGCCTTGTCCGTTTAGAGGTTCTTCAATTGGACCGATCAATTGCCAATCGCCATTGCTACCTCTGTATTGTTTTTGAAGTGCTGCTCGTTTAACTTCTTCGTAAATGATTCTGGAATCTGCTGCATCACCGTTTTCGGAAAGTCGCTGTTCTATGAACCATTCCCAACGTTTGAACTGTTTCCATCCTGATCCTTTAGGCCCTACGGAATCACCGAATTCGGCATAAAATGCCTGTTGCACATCTTGAAACCGTACATCTGGATCAGAGATCATCTCTCTCCAATTTCTCGTTTGAGCCTGCGCTCCCAAACCAAATACCACTAAGCAAGCTAGAATGCCTGTTAAAGCTTTCATGATTGGTGTTTTTTAGATCCTTCGTATACGTCAAAGCGTGCCAATCGGCATTCAATTGATCCGTTGAATAACTCCAGTTTGCTGGTTGATTTCAGGCCAACCTTTTTTAATGCGCCAAGATTACCGGTGATCATGAAACAAGAGAAACCTTTCCAGTTCTGCTTAAAAGCATCGCCTAGGTTTTTATAAAGTTCATCAATATCTTCCTTGTCCATGCGGTCGCCATACGGTGGATTTAGTACCAGCGTACCTCGTGTTTCCGTTGGTTTCAAGTCAAGGAATTCCTGCACTGAAACTTGAATGTCCTCATCCAATTCAGCACCGTAAATATTCTTTTTGGCCTTAGAAACCACATTTGCACTCACATCTGAAGCATAGATCTTAAGATGTGTATTAGAAATGCGTTCCATTGATCCGTCAATGATGGTGTCAAATAGTTTCTGGTCAAAATCAGGCCATTTTTCGAAGGAATAACCTAGCTTTCTGAACAGCCCGGGTGGCATGTTCAGGCCTTTGATGGCCGCTTCAATGGCAATGGTTCCAGAACCGCACATGCCATCATAGAATGGAGTAACTGGATCCCAACCAGATAATTCAACGATGCCTGCGGCAAGCACTTCATTTATCGGTGCTTGCCCGGTAATTTGCCTGTAGCCGCGCATGTGCAACGAATGCCCAGTCGAGTCAAGCGAAAGGGTCACCAACTCCTTATCGATATGAACATGTATAGGAAGGTCAGGATTTTCTCTGTCTACGTTCGGCCTATCTCCCGTTTTCTCTCGCAGTCTGTCAACAATGGCATCTTTTGCCTTCAGTGACATGTACAGAGAATGGGTAAACGTTTGCGAGTTGAGTGCGCATTTAATGGAGAACGTCTTATCGTTACTCAAATAATTTTCCCAAGGAAAAGCTTTGATCCGAGCGTAGTAAGCGCTCTCATCCATCGCAACGAAGGATTTGATCGGTTTCAGTACGCGAAGCGCAAATCGCGAGCGGAAGTTGACCTTGTATATAAAACCAAGGTCGCCTTTGAAGTAAACGGCACGTTTTCCGATTTCCACATCTCTAGCACCAAAAGATCTTAGTTCGTGAGCCAGAATCTCTTCGAAGCCTGCCAACGTTGTGGCTGTTAATTGATGGACGTCTGCGCTCAACTTATATGCATTGTATGGATAGAAGCATTTTCCATGCTTCGGTTGTTTTTCCCTCTTCTAACAAACGCTGCGCATTTTTGTGCAGCATGTGTTCCACCTCCTTCGGGTTCTGAGAGTGGTCTTTTATCAATTCTTTCAGATTAGCTTGATTGCAATATTCTTGAATTTCACTCGAAGGTGGTAGGGCAGAAGCCATGGCAAGTTGGCCAAGATCATTGCCTGTAAGTACCGAACTATGGCGGATGTTCAACGGTAATCCGTCAAATCCCATTCCTACAATACGACCTGGTTTTGCAACTTCAAAAACCGCATCGCCATGCGCACGGCAGTACCAATTCTGACCCATTCGGGCTACAAGGTCAAGTTTCTGTGGGTCGATATTGCCGTCTTCTCCGAATACATTTTCCGATACGTGGATTCTCACCACTTCAGAAACGACCAGATTTCCTGCGCCTCCATTTTCTCCCAAATGAATCACTTCGCGAACCTTGCATTCCAGTTGAACAGGTGCTTCCTTCACACGAAGCGCTTTCACCACATCAGAGGCAATACCAGTCAATCCAGCCTTTTCAAATTCATTCACACCGTCTTCAAACTCGCAACTGGCCAAATTCATTTGATGCAGAATATCGTAGCTAACCACGTTTATGACACATTCATTGGTAGCTTCCACATTATCCAAAGTGTGTTTAGTGGTATTTCCCTGAACGCGCCTTGCCGGAGAAAAAATGGCAATTGGTGGATTGGCACTAAAAACGTTGAAGAAACTGAATGGTGCCAAATTCGGTTTTCCATCTTTATCTACAGTACTCACAAAAGCAATGGGTCGTGGCGCAATGGCACTAAGCAACAGGCCGTGCAACTGCGGAGTTTCCATTTCCATTGGTGTGTAACTTCTCATCTAATTCAGAATTTGAATGCAAAGGTAACTGAACGGTTTCAAGTTGTCTTCAGCTTGAAAGCCACGTGTTCAAATCATCGATTTG contains:
- a CDS encoding aspartate aminotransferase family protein; the protein is MPSERERLLKHLAPTSESPIGLEIERAEGVYMYDPKGKRYMDLIAGISVSNVGHRHPQVVKAIKDQVDKHLHLMVYGEYAQSPQFKFADQLTAALPSTLNSVYFVNSGSEAVEGAIKLAKKVTGRSGLISFENAYHGSSNGALSLMGNEAFKYPFYPLLPETSLIRLNNFDDLEAITEKTAAVFLETIQGEAGIRIPSETYMKALRNRCSETRTLLVLDEIQCGFGRTGKMFAFEHFDIVPDILLLAKGMGGGMPIGAFIASNELMSTLSREPILGHITTFGGHPVSCAAGAACLSVIQNEQLIENIDRKEKLFRKLLNHHQIKEIRGKGLMLSVQLSSSSELFAAIDRCIENGVVTDWFLFCDTAMRIAPPLTISDEEIAEACTIINESLSN
- a CDS encoding TraB/GumN family protein codes for the protein MNRLFTGLATTLVLIGSTIGSIAQETNNSLLWKISGNNLEKPSYLFGTIHLLPEDKYFFTDKMKEALTGSEVLALEADLDVPFAEQMKMAMEMMMPDGKSWSDYMTAEDYATVVSAFVDSLGIKEKKVEKYAKIRPIYVSGLIMNDLLGKVKMYEQELSAMAKKDKKPIIGLETMQEQMEIVSGISIEDQMKDLKSTTASMMRDYDKMLAAYVSQNLDELEKVSENNDGFDAMEAKLLTERNNRWIVLMKEQVAKNATFFAVGAMHLVGENGLIAQLKTAGYLVEPVNQ
- a CDS encoding YceI family protein, producing MKKQITIISSIISFVVLSAFTPTSDIDGFYRIDAAASKIEWSGSKITGKTHTGTVNLMEGGLQISGGVVSNGKFSIDMTTISVTDLDGDMKGKLEGHLKNEDFFNVEKFKTANIAIKSANGNQITANLTIKGITHEVTFPVTITYTDSGEMTATANIEVDRSKFDVRYGSGSFFDDLGDKAIDDILKFSVTLKGSK
- a CDS encoding universal stress protein, with translation MFSEFKISRIAVPTDFSEAANVAIDHAVDIAKRFDAEIMLIHVLETGAYQGIFSPSKKTEYDEKEGAQLKLQEDAHLLEERTGLSVSQQVVSGRIYEAIVAASQEANVDLIVMGTHGTSGWAEFFAGSNAFKVVTQSPCPVLSVQENASKKELKNIILPLDSTPESRQKVKHAAELAKKFGSTIHIASLLTDDDAEIRAEFDTKVKQVTDFFDRESIQYTQTVLVGSNLATMTMNFAESRGGNLIVMMTEQEPNLTGFLMGPFAQQVVNHSRIPVLSISPEDLTNGGDSFHALG
- a CDS encoding glycosyltransferase family 2 protein, encoding MRVAVVILNWNGKSFLEKFLPSVIEHSPEAVVYVADNASSDDSISFLKTRFPDVKLIENKSNLGFAGGYNQALNKLTEEFFVLLNSDVEVTKNWLHPIIELMDSDKNIAASQPKILSYNDRSSFEYAGACGGYIDKFGYPFCRGRLFETLEKDHGQYDSVEQIFWATGACLAIRNSVYTQIGGLDEDFFAHMEEIDLCWRINRAHYKVMVQPKSVVYHVGGGTLSKSNPFKTFLNFRNGLELLLKNLPKSVLVQRIFLRMILDGVAAFKFLASGHPKDFVAVIKAHFAAYGRMRKTLSKRSGNYDKVNRLYQRSIVADYFIRGKKVFTDLPSDKF
- the aroQ gene encoding type II 3-dehydroquinate dehydratase; protein product: MKILIINGPNLNLLGTREPEIYGSQTLDELVESIKNSYREIEFGHFQSNVEGELINSLQAAVKEFDGVVINAGGYTHTSVAIRDAISSINLPVVEVHISNIAAREEFRHSSMIGAVCIGSIIGFGAFSYNLAVEALKTYLKEGL
- a CDS encoding CoA-binding protein is translated as MKKTLVVGASPKSERYGFKAVERLSGYGHPVYAFGIRKGTIGNIAITDEWPNEAFDTVTLYLNPERQAAYYDRIIDLKPTRVIFNPGTENPVFEEMLEKAGIEVDEACTLVLLSLGSY
- a CDS encoding GWxTD domain-containing protein; translation: MKKIIWVILLLITVTDSAVFAQNLRAEFAMAEFESPSDGPYLETYLKLKGNSLVPVTVGDGYYAEVLITYHVSKGVWVPFKDSYIVKGPLNATGSVPMDFIDQRRIPLKPGSYDLEVTIKDINDSLSKAATIIQKVVIEKQKLKNLDSEPEGTSYLDTVKGKPVYRSTFSMSSIQLVDSYSETTTPNILSKVGYDLIPYTSDYYPEERTDITFYVEVYNLQLENLPADKKFLIDMFVENADDGRIVEGLRKLSKRDYAEVVPVLQSFPIERLSSGNYNLVIEVRSDENKLMERRSLFFQRTNNSVTEEYVLENQGSENDMYGSFVTQYQNLDQLKEYLRCLHPISTQEEINQVNRRMNFQDKNMMWKFMYNFWKKRDTDNPEQAWLTYWKEVEKVNANYSNNLRRGYDTDRGRVYLQYGPPNTISPNYFEPNTYPYEIWHYYKLKDQLNAEQSNKKFVFANLERGSKEFTLIHSDAKNEITNIRWNYDLQIRSNSVNDIDQEDSNDGYGNRSKQFYQNPY
- the xerD gene encoding site-specific tyrosine recombinase XerD gives rise to the protein MHWQRAILGFKSYLQLERSLSGNTVEAYLRDIGQLRGFIESTSGEESPVGLKSEDLKLFVQQIAELGLSPTTQSRMVSGIRAFYKYLLLEDKIETDPSALLETPRIGRKLPDTLSREEIISMIETVDLSKPEGERNRAILETLYGSGLRVSELVNLKISNIYFNDGFMRIIGKGSKERLVPLGGISAKRISDYLNHIRIHIAIKKGAEDFVFLNRRGNHLTRVMIFNIVKEAAANAKVKKSISPHTLRHSFATHLIEGGADLRAVQDMLGHESITTTEIYTHLDRDYLRSNIIQFHPRA